The DNA segment ttttattctacattatttatattgtatattttcattttatactatatgtatattctatataaatatatacaatatttccCATGTATTcccattacatttaaattaaaataaaaatttttattatattattatattctatattatttttattttatatttttatttaattctatattatattttatttcagttttttcccctattttctgtacaatgaaagtaaattacAATGACAGctccaaaaacaacactaaaaaagttttattttgtattatataatgttttttacattcttagttaattatatttattttatatttttactgagCTCAAAATAAGTTTAcaataataacacataaaaaaaaagaagcaataaaCAGATTTACGTTGACATTACTttgaattaataacaaaatagCAATTATACCTAGAAAAAAGATGTATGATGCAGgacttttaattaattgtaaagaaGTCCAAAATACagcaggactcttattttgaaacaCCTATGATTTAGTACTTCCAGCTGCTCATTCGAACAGATCAAATATGCATCTTACAATTATCTACaacttattacaaaaataaaaatgaatatgtcAGCATTTATATTAAGAAGTAGATCATAAGCAATCTGTTGTGGCATTGATTGCTTAATAATCACATTACGTCTGATCATgattaagacttttattcattATCTTCTGTGATTAATTAAATCCAGGCTACCCGATGATGTCAAAGGCCCTGAACGCCACGGGCCGTCCCATTGGCTACTCCTGCAGTTGGCCCGCCTATCAGGGTGGCCTCCCGCCAAAAGTGAGTAGAAAGCAGGAAGTGGAAGTGAtgtagagctgcacgattctggaatttttgttgttgtctcgAATAGAGATCCTGATTCTCTCACGATTCTGAACGAAACTAAATAAcgtgtgacaaaatattattgctgcagtctatttaaaaGCGTTTAAtcaatttgaatgaattattaaacatgtaaaatttaatacaccaatttttaatattgaaattataaaaaagtggtttgaatgaatgattcaatgactcactcataaatacttcacttgtttcattactggatgaatcagtgtttttgaacgaatctcttaaatgaatgattcagtgacaaaaataaattttttcacagtcacttgtcgccacctagtgGCAGAACAATGCAATCGGCACAAACGTTATTTGAAGCGCCAATTGCTTTCCGAAGGGGATTTGCTCTATTTTGATCGCTACCATAGACATCAGTGTTTCTATCTGAACTATAAAATTTAATTCCAGTATTTCTGCGATAATATGAATGACTGTAAAGCCaagttcacaccaagaatgataactataaagataacaatattagcgtccacaccagcgaacgatatcgtctgtttattctaagcgcacgctttAAATCctcgagctcgttacagcaggattgattctgattggctgtcaatgtgtGGACTCTGCAattctttaatactgagaacgatttttagaactctATCTTTATCGTTATTGTCCTTGATGTGAACCAGCCTTAAGGCAgtaataatactttataatacttcttagctgtttttttactttatttaatagaCACAGACGAATCGTGGTCATTTAGGAATGAGATCGTGTGGGTATTTGAATCGAGATCGCGATCTTTTAACAATTAATCATGCAGCTCTAAAGTGATGTAATGTAACAatgtagcaacatgctagtcacttgctaataatgctaacagTGTGCTAGTAACatactaatcatgctaggaacatatTAGCAATATGCTAACTtcgtgctaatcatgctagtaacatgttaattaTGCTAGAagcatcctagcaacatgctaacaacagtACATGCTAATTATGCAAGAAACATGATTAGCAACATGTGGACTGCATGGTAATCGTGCTAAATTTATGTtgatcatgctaacaacatgataaCCATGCTATCAAAATGTTAGCAACACTAActacatgctaataatgctagtaacatgctaatcatgctagaaacatgattaGCAACATGTGTACTGCATGTTAATCattttagaaacatgctaatcatggtaAATTTATGTtgatcatgctaacaacatgcaacCATGCTATCAAAATGTTAGCAACACTAActacatgctaataatgctagtaacaatgctaatcatgctagaaacatgattaTCAACACGCTactcatgctagcaacatgttaacttcatgctaatcatgctagcaacatgctaatcatctAATCTGTCTAACTTATCAAACTTAAAGCTTTTACAGCTGCTGtaaactttcaggctaggctttaTCAAGCAACCTAAAGTTTATCTTGACGAACTTTTTATCTAGCTGTCGATTAGCGCTGTGTGTGTTGCGTCTCAGGTGAACTACACGCTGCTGGGTCAGATCTGTAACCTGTGGAGGAACTACGATGATATCCAGGACTCATGGGACAGTGTGCTAAGCATCGTCGACTGGTTCTTTGATAATCAGGACGTCCTGCAGCCCGCGGCCGGACCGGGTCAGTGGAACGACCCCGACATGGTGAGCGCATTCAGGGGAaaacagagttctggcatgaaactctagatggcgcattTTTCCGAGCTGACTATCATCAATCATTATCACcttggcacagctgattggtgcTTCTCTCCTGTATCGttagccaatgagctcactgctcacGCATTACAAAAATATGACTAGTGCTTGCCGTATGCAGTGCATGTTGCTTCAGTTTTGAACCCTCCCATCCACCCACTCCCAGCTCCCCCACCTGTATCAGATCTGCCACGATGTGATTCATGTAATCCTTTTTTGCAGctatatatgggggttatttcatgtttgctttatgtgcagcagcagcagtatttcttacacgttcacagcagcatgttgtggatgttttATGGCAGTAGAAAGTCTCGGTACTGCTCTGcggcagcagcagcgtagcagatctattccgccaagaccaaataaaTTAACACCGTCATGtgcattaccatgccaatccctccgagagttatatatatatatcatattttattatttgcattttatattttaatttattctgtaTCATATTTTTTCATCCTATTTTCTGTGTTCTCATCCTCAGCTGATCGTTGGAGACTTCGGCCTCAGCATGGACCAATCACGGGCTCAGATGGCGCTGTGGGCGATCATGGCCGCGCCCCTCTTCATGTCTAACGATCTGCGTACGATCATGAGCGGCTCGCGCGATCCTGCAGAATAAGATCGCCATCGGCATCAATCAGGACCGCCTGGGCATCCAGGGCCGACGCCTGATCAAAGTGAGACGCCTTTCAGTCTTTAAAACCAACAAATATGATCATCCCCAtcctgaaatattaaaaaaaaactatttatatggTGATTTTTATCATAAACATGTTATCTGGAAAATATGTGTTAGGGTATTGCATTTGTTTGGAGTTACTATATTACTATCTTTTTAGGATTAGCTACTggattatttattgatttaagtaatatttttgtaaatttttcatCAGTTTATTCAAATTtacaagattttattttgttaatattttgttcattaagttaacgcattaaactgacagccctgattatttaatattattacatttgtttctatTCACTGTAGTAGCTGTTAggattatatactgtattattaaataattgtaattatttttaaattattttttattaatttaatctgatttatttcagtatttttattaaattatttttgcagcATTATGTTTTCATGGATAAAACACcaatttatattgtgaaaaagtcatattataaatattatttgtagaaTATCATGGGGTTATGTCACATGATTACATTtaattctatttaatatattactgTATCATTAGAATtaattactgtattatttattttaaatatttttatattatattatttcgtTTAATCTcatcttcattttattttcacagctaTATGTTTTCAtctattaagaaaaaataattttattataaatattatttggaaaatactaatttttattatgttacagtattacatttgtttcttcttactgtaatattatattttaggtttaagtactgtttttttattttattattttaatcactttctcttaattttaatttagttttatcttATTTGCATTCATTTCTTTTCACAGACATATGTTTTTAAGCATAAAGACTctatatatttactgtttttttatttatttatataaaccggtgtaaaatatttagtttgtatttttcatgttattacatttgtttctatTCACTATAGTAGCTGTTAGGATTAAATACTGTATTACtgagtaattttaattatttagatttttttattaatttaatcgaATTGATTTAGTTTAGTATTTTTATCAGTTAATTTATTTTCCAGCAATGTTTTCATGAATAAAGTGCCAATTTATATcgtaaataaatgtgcaaaatattattttatgttacactattgcatttatttctccattttttgttattatttattactttaatctttttattaatttattaactgaCTAATTATAGGCTGCTGATTAGTTTAGtgtcatttgtgtattttttgcacTGGTTCTGACTGTGTTTCTGTCAGGAGAAGAGCGGGATCGAGGTGTTCTGGCGGCCCCTAGCTAAAGGGTCCAGCGCTCTGGTGTTCTTCAGCAGGAGATCTGATATGCCGTATCGCTACACGACGTCTCTGAAGGAGCTGAGCTACAAGACTGGAGTGTACGAGGTGagctccagcagcagcagcagcagcagctctgatGCATCGCAGGTGATTCatgcacgtctctctctctctctctctctctctcaggtgtaTGACGTGTTTTCGGAGCAGCTCTTGCCTCAGATGAAGGACAGCACAGAGTTTGTGGTGTCCATCAATCCGTCCGGTGCGGTCATGTGGTACGTCAATCCTGTAGCCGAGTGGCGGAAGGAGGCGGAGCCTGGGAGGTTCAGCGAGAAGCTGACTGGGCCAAAGTTCCATCAGCATGCTAATGAGGTCGACGCCCCTCTGGTGCTTTAAGCCCCGCCCATCAGGAACAAACGACGCACTCAGGGACATTCAGCCAGTTGACAATCACTTAAATGTTCtcttgtgtgatttttttatagGCCTGTTTCTACTGAATGATGTTTAAGTATTGAATGGATTTGCTATTTTTGGATGGAGCTGAAAGTTTTTGCACTGACTTTCCTAAGATGCCTAATTTGTGCACATTCAGGTTTGAAGTCATTTTAGCACGTATAAATCAAGATGTTCAAATTATGATGCTTTTGTTGAGGTGTGCTActgtttttaaactcaaataaacACTTGATTGAAATTACAGGAGTTTGTATTAGTGTGTAAGAGCGGAAAAACGACTTTGTCAGTCGCTAACTTTTGGGCGTTATCGATTTTGGTCCTGAACTCGGTTAGAAACGCATTAAGAATCAGAATACATTTTCTTATTAATAAGATCATTTACACTGTTCCAAATTACACtaagaaatcttttaaaatgagTTCGTCAACAGTTTCTGAACATGCTGGATGACATCTATTCTTGTAAATTAGTTGCCTCTATGatgattttcttattttgtgttattttgacaATACACCTGAAAGATTTCATAACTTTGGCTGTCacttttaatgcaataaaatcaaataaattgttgTAAAAGCCGCTGCTGTAGATGCACTTCATGTTTCTGACCAACACACCTTAAATACAcgtagagtaaaaaaaataaataatatgtatatgtgtgtgtgtgcgtgtgcgtgtgcgtatCCCCCCTCTCCTTTTCTAAAGCACTTGTAAGAGCGACACCTGCTGGACAAAAGCCGTCAATACAACGAGAACACAAACGTGTGTAATATATTAAAGATCAGTGATAATGACACCttttacaaagaaatgttttcatgaacGTGCAATCCATCCAACagaatcaaaacattaaatatgaagcGTGTGTGTCATTAATTCAATTGTGGTGCCTGTTTCTTGTATTTTATGAGAAGACATCGCTAATCAGGCCAGAAAGACAGTTCACTATCACTCTACACTCTAATACACACGTGTTCGtcattaaagggttttttttttttttttttttttttgtcattaaagggttagttcacccaaaaatgaaaattagcccatgctttactcaccctgaaggcatcctaggtgtatgtgactttcttctttcagacgaatccagtcggagttatattaaaaattgtcctagTTTTATAATGCcaagtataatatattaaatgcaatcgaattacattaaatatggcttgttttgtttgttttattgaggACTGGTCTAGACATCCCAGTAAGATACTACAAATGTGTCTTCCTTTTAATTGCATAaatgattcaaattaaaaatgtcaacaaatttATAAAACTAATCCAAGATCAGTTAAAACCATAGACAGCGCTGTGGTTCatcaattaataaacaaacagatattatagtgacacttcacatttaatttaatttgattgcatttaatatattatactttcaataaaacatttgcaatgggtttgtaaaagctgtttttgtgcatgttttgtggcATGATTTACACAGTTTTGGGCAGCAGGCGTCACCAGCGCGTGGCGTTTCGAGTGATTCGAAACAGTGAATCGGTGAGTCGCAAAATGGTTCAATTGATTCAAAGCTTCGAAATGATTCATTTCTCCCATCGACTGCTTGCAGGTTTTTTGTTTCCTAAACCTACAGCGCACTTCATATggttttacaataatatttgatAAAGTTCTAAACTCAAAATAAcgtgtttttaattataaaatagacACTCCCGCCCAAATCACGCGTCATCCGATCAAACAAACATTGTCTGTCTGGAACACTCCTACGAATTTTTAAATTACTACACTTAAACGGTGCAAACTATGAGATTTATGATTCCCACAGCTATAACGTTCACATGACACTCACCTTGACGTCGCTCACCTGCTTCATTCCCGGAAACGCGCATGCGCGACCTGCCGCCATATTTGGTCACGTGCGCTCACTTCCAAATCAAAATAGTCCAATCACgctctattattattttatttgctgtaaCATAATGAGATTTTGGCGATGCTGGATTTATGAGAGTGTATTTAAAgatgtgatttcagtttttgttctgtgtaaatgtgtattttcagTAAACACGTGTTCATCCCTGTATTTTTGTTCtgcaataaaattacaaaatgacagTAATCTATCAGGAAAATGATGCTTCAAGAGAGAACACTGCGAAAATCACAGCAAGAGACCACTTGAAAGGTTTCTCTGGATTTACCAAGTATGCATTtgagtaaaatgtaaatatttgtttaaggTCTGATAATATCTTCTTATAATAATTCAGAGAAACTGAGAATTTTCAAGTGGTTTTTCTCCAGAGCtgtattttttcaatttatacttataatttgtattgttttaaatcaagacacatcTACCACAGAAGATGAAGAAATGATCAAAATCACGCGATTTTAAgcttaaaacatgaacaaatatctGCTAATGAGGTCAGAGAAAGCAACTtaacccccaacacacacacacacacacacacacaaacacacacacaaaagtttctATTTCTGACCACATTggcacatttttttgttgttgttgttttaaaaaatgtattaattaaaaaaaaaaaaaaaagagttaagaCAAAATATCTTTAGTCATTTTGCGTCTCAAGTAAATAGACCTTgatttaataaagttaaaatatttatactggaaaacaagaaaaaagtacTGGTCATCTCTTGTGCTTTCTGCATCAAATTATTGCAAAAGATTCACACAGCATACATGCAAGAAGAGGAACAGCAGACTGTTTGATTCAGTTTCACATGGACTGAGGTCTACAGACATCATTTATTCTTCACACAAAACGACTCATTTCCAGCTCAGAAGAATACGTACTCAAAcgtttattttttcccaaatgaACACACATTAAACTGTGGATTGCTCGGCTACTTGAAGTCACACGATACACAAGAATGGCACCAAAAGACAAACGAGTTCTGACACAAACGAAAGAAAACCCATCAAGTGAAGCCCGTTCTGGAGAGAGTTTCAATCAGTTCATCGAAAACACAACACAGAGTTTCTTTAGTTTGAGTATTTACAGCTCGACGCTTGGTTGATATTACATCTCTGCTTCTGTAAAGACGTTTGTAAACTCACTGGTGTCTGACGGAACAGGCAAACGAGAAACAAACACCCTTGAGCTGGAGTCTAAACCTAAAGATGAGACTAATCTCGGGTCTCATTTTGCAGCATGCATCGTTCAGCGAACACAACGGAGTCAGTGTCAGATTCAGCAGCGGCGAGCGATTCAGTCCGAACGGTGCAACGCCTCTCCAGTGAACATCCAGACGCTTGCAGATGAAGCCCAGCTTTAGCAGAAATCACAGAAGCGCAGCCTCTCTACACACAGCAACACATACGATCGTCTGCATCTGTCCCTCATACCCAGAGCAGATGGTCAGTGTGTGGCAGTGATCAAAGGCCGTCAGGTTCGAACCGTGTTTACATGTGCATGCCAACAGGAGGATCCGGTTCTTCATTCTCCTCTGGAGACGTAGAAACTAACACTAGTACAGACAGAGTGCGATATAAACTCACGAAACACACTTTACACGCATTCGGATGATCCTGAGATTCACACACTACAGACGCGATGCGGACGGAAGCGGCGTGGGTCCGGCGCTGCGGCGTTCTCCTGCGATCTGCGGAGACGGGAGAACACGGCAGCTCGTTTAAGGCATCGGATTGGTTCCGTCGTTCGTCTGCTAAATAAGAGCTTGTATGGGAGTAAATGAGTGAAGGGTTCTCCTCCGCGGCCGCCGCTCGGTTGGGTTTTGGTGTTGATGAAGCACGTCTGTCAACACTGATGTGAGGAGCGTCGGACCTGGAGGAAAACAGAGCGAACActaaaaccaaaatcaaaatttgtgttacttgacatataataataaatgaaataaaatatacaaaaacatttttttcacagcTACTGTAGATGCCCAGAcatcaattttaatttagtttaacttgacacactaaaataacacactaAAGTTGAAATAAGAATCAAGAGCATCCATCCactcatccatccacccacccatccatccacccatccatctatccatccatccatcaatcatccACCCACCATCGACTCACCcacccatctatccatccatcaatcatccatccactcatccatccacccacccaccatctatccatccatccacccacccatctatccatccgtccatccatcaaCCCACCATCcactcacccacccacccatctaTTATCAATCATcaatccacccacccatccacccaACAACCTCCATCGGGGGATCCTCCATCCACTcacccacccatccatctatctatccatccactcacccacccacccatctatccatccatccatccactcatccatccatctatccatccatctatcaatcATCCATCCactcatccatccacccacccaccatctatccatccatccatccatccatccatccactcacCCACCcatgtatctatctatccatccactcACCCagccatctatccatccatccatccactcacccacccacccatattatccatccatccatccacccatccactcACCCAcccatctatctatatatctatccatccactCACCCACCCATCTATCATCaatcatccatccacccacccacccatctatccacccatccatccactcACCCacccatttatccatccatccatccatccatccatccatccatccatccaaccacccacccacccatccatcctccatccactcacccacccatctatctatctatccatccactcACCcacccatctatccatccatccacccactcacccacccatctatccatccatccatccatccatccatccaatcacccacccatctatccatctatctatccatccactcacccacccacccatctatccatccatccatccactcacCCACCCATTTATCATCaatcatccatccacccacccatccatctatccatccatccatccactcacCCACCCCatttatccatctatccatccatgtCTATCTCCATCCATCCACTCACccacccatctatctatccatccactcacccacccacctatctatctatccatccactcACCCACccatgtatccatccatccatccactcacccgcccatctatccatccatccatccatccatccatccactcacccacccatctatctatctatctatccatccactcacccacccatctatctatctatctatctatccatccatccatccactcacCCACCCATCTATCATCaatcatccatccacccacccatccacccaACTATCCATCATCCActcatccacccacccatccatcatccatccatccacccacccatctatccaaccatccatcatccaaccacccacccacccatcatcCATtcatcctccatccatccatcatccaaccacccacccacccatccatccatcatccattcatccatccatctatatattattcattttcataaaattcatattaattttgaGGTCTCACTTCATTAGGACTTGCTGACATTCTCGTAGATGACGTCGCTCGTGTGCGTCTGCTGCTTCTTCTT comes from the Cyprinus carpio isolate SPL01 chromosome B4, ASM1834038v1, whole genome shotgun sequence genome and includes:
- the LOC109044979 gene encoding LOW QUALITY PROTEIN: alpha-N-acetylgalactosaminidase-like (The sequence of the model RefSeq protein was modified relative to this genomic sequence to represent the inferred CDS: inserted 2 bases in 1 codon), translating into MQRSAVIFVLAFSAAAWALDNGLMRTPPMGWLAWERFRCDIDCLNDPDNCISEHLFMEMADRLSEDGWRELGYVYINIDDCWSSMLRDSQGRLQADPKRFPRGIAHLAQYVHDRGLKLGIYGDMGTHTCGGYPGTTLDKIQTDAQTFADWGIDMLKLDGCYSNSSYQEQGYPMMSKALNATGRPIGYSCSWPAYQGGLPPKVNYTLLGQICNLWRNYDDIQDSWDSVLSIVDWFFDNQDVLQPAAGPGQWNDPDMLIVGDFGLSMDQSRAQMALWAIMAAPLFMSNDLRTIMSGSRDXLQNKIAIGINQDRLGIQGRRLIKEKSGIEVFWRPLAKGSSALVFFSRRSDMPYRYTTSLKELSYKTGVYEVYDVFSEQLLPQMKDSTEFVVSINPSGAVMWYVNPVAEWRKEAEPGRFSEKLTGPKFHQHANEVDAPLVL